A section of the Agarivorans litoreus genome encodes:
- a CDS encoding ATP-binding protein, whose amino-acid sequence MITLFLKLFLSSVLSIIAATFIYGVIIEEKVQHIEREQIRKIVLPIYYLLDRDLLQAENPDVNKILTRYQEEFPFFIRIFPITELDAEARLKLMRNGEYISVKSNFLDDDDIVLYYQWPDQQVLELDLDEEFVDYGDWLFWYMVALIGGCLAATVMWFSFSITRHTYRLAKVTKALGEGNFDVSANEKAPSPINHMARSLNSMAAKLKSLIQEQDSMTMAASHELKTPINNLRFALDMTRSITDMKTMHEHIQEMDEDLDSLEDLTHELISFSQLTKAREINPQSINPYPLLYNMCERLSKLSPKLKIQIECPVGLSLMADEKLVRRALNNLIVNAQKYAEKLILIRAYVVNKSVIFEVHDDGSGVPEKYRESIFLPFARVDDSRSRQSGGHGLGLSIVERIVTNHCGKASVSDSQLGGALFTLELPLFQNSEDHKE is encoded by the coding sequence TTGATTACTTTATTTCTAAAGCTGTTTCTGTCATCGGTGTTATCAATTATTGCCGCCACCTTTATTTACGGCGTGATTATTGAAGAAAAAGTGCAGCACATTGAGCGCGAACAAATACGCAAAATTGTGCTGCCTATTTATTACCTACTAGACCGAGATCTGCTGCAAGCAGAGAATCCAGACGTAAATAAAATACTCACTCGCTACCAAGAAGAATTCCCTTTCTTTATCCGCATTTTTCCGATTACAGAACTAGACGCAGAAGCCCGCTTAAAGCTAATGCGTAACGGCGAATACATATCGGTTAAAAGCAACTTTTTAGATGACGACGACATCGTTCTTTATTACCAATGGCCAGACCAACAGGTTCTCGAGTTAGATTTAGACGAAGAGTTTGTTGATTACGGTGATTGGCTATTTTGGTACATGGTAGCGCTAATAGGTGGCTGTTTAGCCGCTACCGTAATGTGGTTCTCTTTCTCCATTACTCGCCATACCTATCGTTTGGCTAAAGTCACTAAGGCGCTCGGAGAGGGAAATTTTGATGTGAGCGCCAACGAAAAAGCGCCTTCACCGATTAATCACATGGCGCGTAGCTTAAATAGCATGGCCGCTAAACTTAAGTCGCTGATTCAAGAACAAGACTCGATGACCATGGCGGCGTCTCACGAACTTAAAACCCCGATTAACAATCTGCGTTTTGCCTTGGATATGACGCGCTCAATTACCGACATGAAAACCATGCATGAGCACATTCAAGAGATGGATGAAGACTTAGATAGCTTGGAAGACCTAACTCACGAGTTAATTAGTTTTTCTCAGCTAACTAAAGCGCGTGAAATAAACCCGCAATCAATTAACCCCTACCCTTTGCTTTACAACATGTGTGAGCGTCTCTCTAAGCTTAGCCCCAAACTAAAGATTCAAATTGAATGTCCGGTGGGTTTGAGTTTAATGGCCGATGAAAAGCTAGTGCGCCGCGCTTTAAACAACTTGATCGTAAACGCTCAAAAGTATGCCGAAAAGCTCATTCTTATCCGTGCTTATGTGGTCAACAAATCGGTCATTTTTGAAGTACATGATGATGGTAGCGGTGTACCCGAGAAATACCGCGAATCAATTTTCCTGCCCTTTGCTCGGGTAGATGATAGCCGCAGCCGCCAGAGCGGTGGTCATGGTTTAGGTTTATCTATTGTCGAGCGAATTGTCACCAACCACTGCGGTAAAGCCAGTGTAAGCGATAGCCAACTAGGCGGCGCTTTATTTACCCTAGAGCTACCACTATTCCAAAATAGCGAAGACCACAAAGAATAA
- a CDS encoding response regulator transcription factor, with protein sequence MQGNKLSQEQKKIVLIEDDSRQQQLVATFLRSEGFEVISSERGDQAPALIAKHSPDAVLLDLMLPGMDGIQVCQVVRDFYSGPILMVTAQGDDVTEVSALNLGVDDFLSKPLRPHVLLARLRSALRRSERASTIDALQLSNSEPVRHPNRISSQELIADKTQRRIWLGEQLLELTDAEFDLLYFLMDNAGHVLPRDVLFREMRGIDYDGLDRSLDMRVSTIRKKLNDNTPPYRYIKSVRGKGYLFVKAA encoded by the coding sequence ATGCAGGGAAACAAGTTGAGCCAAGAACAAAAAAAAATCGTATTAATTGAAGATGATTCGCGCCAACAACAGTTGGTGGCTACGTTCTTGCGCAGCGAAGGCTTCGAGGTAATTTCTTCAGAACGTGGTGATCAAGCGCCAGCGCTAATTGCCAAACATTCTCCAGATGCAGTGCTGCTAGACTTAATGCTGCCAGGCATGGACGGCATTCAAGTATGCCAAGTTGTTCGTGACTTTTATTCTGGGCCGATCTTGATGGTTACCGCTCAAGGCGATGATGTAACCGAAGTGTCTGCGCTCAATTTAGGGGTAGATGACTTTTTAAGTAAACCACTACGCCCACATGTATTGCTCGCTAGGCTTCGCTCTGCACTGCGCCGCAGTGAACGCGCCAGTACCATCGATGCCTTGCAGCTAAGCAATAGCGAACCGGTTCGCCATCCTAACCGAATTAGCAGCCAAGAGCTGATTGCCGACAAAACTCAGCGCCGCATTTGGCTAGGTGAGCAACTGCTAGAACTTACCGACGCCGAGTTTGACCTACTTTACTTTCTTATGGACAACGCAGGCCACGTATTACCGCGCGATGTGCTATTTAGAGAAATGCGTGGCATTGATTACGACGGCCTCGACCGCTCGCTAGACATGCGAGTATCAACTATACGTAAAAAGCTAAACGACAATACGCCACCTTACCGCTACATTAAGTCGGTGCGTGGTAAAGGCTATTTATTTGTAAAAGCAGCATAG
- a CDS encoding surface lipoprotein assembly modifier → MKKFHTKRLLTSSVLATFASVGAANATGYVDDEAGFGFELLLGGMVGQQQSQFDTDDDNALTQDLNNSGNKSSGVSLAVLAELNYTFANKKTQIFLGQQEENIVRGQDQVELGITQMVGEYSQLELAYFPKLPGFSETWQDPYLTGSARQKTDADSSGFRVAWRYLFDTPLTLRYGFAAADIENERSGQAFGLDANEQKRMQRDGKYHRISAEILAYDEDGFTVTPQLTYTKADTDGDAMAFDAYAFALETTYSFAERHFTSLYINYAKRDYKGRNPIFNQTQGDDDFAINAIYGYAQPFDFENTSVYLMASYDKGDSNIAFYQSKSLGVLMGVAYEF, encoded by the coding sequence ATGAAAAAATTTCACACTAAGCGTCTATTAACAAGTAGCGTACTCGCTACGTTTGCATCTGTTGGTGCTGCCAATGCTACTGGTTATGTAGACGATGAGGCTGGGTTTGGTTTTGAGTTATTGTTAGGTGGCATGGTGGGCCAGCAACAATCTCAGTTTGATACTGATGACGATAACGCGCTGACTCAGGATCTTAATAACTCGGGCAATAAAAGTAGCGGTGTAAGCCTAGCTGTTTTAGCGGAGCTAAACTACACCTTCGCTAACAAGAAAACCCAGATTTTCTTAGGTCAACAAGAAGAAAACATTGTACGTGGTCAAGACCAAGTTGAACTGGGTATTACCCAAATGGTGGGCGAGTATTCGCAGTTAGAACTGGCGTATTTCCCTAAGCTGCCAGGTTTTAGTGAGACTTGGCAAGACCCATATTTAACCGGCAGTGCGCGGCAAAAAACCGATGCTGATAGCAGTGGTTTTAGGGTAGCTTGGCGTTATTTATTTGATACGCCACTAACCTTGCGTTACGGCTTTGCGGCAGCAGATATAGAAAACGAGCGTAGTGGTCAAGCCTTTGGTTTAGATGCTAACGAACAAAAGCGAATGCAACGTGACGGCAAGTATCACCGAATCTCTGCAGAGATTTTGGCTTACGATGAAGATGGATTTACCGTGACTCCTCAGCTTACCTATACCAAGGCTGATACCGATGGTGATGCAATGGCGTTTGATGCCTACGCCTTTGCCTTAGAAACCACCTACAGCTTTGCCGAGCGCCACTTCACCAGCCTTTACATTAATTATGCTAAGCGTGACTACAAGGGCCGTAATCCGATATTTAACCAAACTCAGGGCGATGACGATTTTGCTATAAACGCCATTTATGGCTATGCCCAACCTTTTGATTTTGAGAATACCTCGGTATACCTGATGGCATCTTATGATAAAGGCGATAGCAATATTGCGTTCTATCAAAGCAAATCGTTAGGAGTGTTGATGGGCGTAGCCTACGAATTTTAA